TTTAGGGTCTAATAATCGGTTGTATTGGTTCATTTCTTCCTCCTAGAAAATAGATAAAAACACGCACAGACTCCTTCGTATAAGACAAAGAAAATCAAAAAGGCATGCATAAAGTAGTCTTCTGGTAATGCAAGAATAATCGAATCCACGCGCGGATCAAAGAGCCAAGTATTGTCCCCAGCAAATAAGACTTGATGAAAGAGAGTAAAGAATTGATCAAAGCCAATTATAACAGTCATCACTGCAAGCACTACTGGTAAAACCATCATCCAAAAGAAGAGACTACGGTACAGGGCCAGGTAGCCATTTTTGACGACTGTCCGCATAAACTGGATAAAACCAGGTAGAGTGACCAAGAAAACGACCGTCACCAAATGAAACAGGTACTTGACGGCCTCAAAATGGTGCAAGCCATTTTTGGAAGAGGGGAATTGAGGCATCTTCAACACCCATTGAAAAGGATTGGTCAAGTAGTTCATCAAGACATTAAAATTCTTCATGATGACTGAAGCCGAAAAACCAGTTCGGCTTTGAATCTCCAACCAATGGATCTCCATGGGATAGAGGACCCATGCTAGGCCAATGGTGAGAAGGATTGTAGCTGACAAGATAAAGAAAAATTGGTTGATTGATTTTAAACTTTTAAGCATCAAAATCCCACTCCGCTAAACTGGAAACAACATGTGTCGGTGCAATTGGTAAGGTTGGCACTTCTTCTGGTTTGGTAAAACCAGTCGTCACCAAAAGGGTTGGAATCCCATTGTCAATACCTGCACGAATATCTGTTAGATAATTATCTCCTACCATAACGACTTCTTCTCTTTCAAGACCCAAGTGTTCAATAGCCTTATCCATGATGATGGCCTTTGGTTTTCCAATGATCACAGGCTCGACCCGTGTCGCAGCCTCTACAAGCGCAATCAAGGATCCTGCACCTGGCATCAAGCCACGCTCTGTTGGAATGTTCAGGTCCGGATTGGTCCCAATAAAGTGTGCTCCTTTTTGAATCGCCAAGGTCGCAATAGCAAACTTCTCATAATCCACTTGCCAATCCAGGCCAATCACCACATAATCAGGTGCTTCTTCATCGATGATATAGCCAGCTTCTTCAATAGCGTCTTTGAGCCCCGCTTCTCCGATCACATAGACCTTTTTGCCCAAATTTTGGTCATTCATGTAGTCAATGGTCGCAAGGGTAGCTGTATAGATAGTCGAAACTGGGGTTTTTATATTGAAATGAGTAGCCAGCATATCCCGAACAGTCTCTGGTGTGCGGGTTGTATTGTTGGTCACAAAGAGATAGGGAATCTCACGCGCCTGCAATTCATGAACAAAAGCTTCTCCTGCAGGAATTCGTGATTTTCCTTTGTAAATAGTGCCATCCA
Above is a window of Streptococcus sp. LPB0220 DNA encoding:
- a CDS encoding TIGR01906 family membrane protein, producing the protein MLKSLKSINQFFFILSATILLTIGLAWVLYPMEIHWLEIQSRTGFSASVIMKNFNVLMNYLTNPFQWVLKMPQFPSSKNGLHHFEAVKYLFHLVTVVFLVTLPGFIQFMRTVVKNGYLALYRSLFFWMMVLPVVLAVMTVIIGFDQFFTLFHQVLFAGDNTWLFDPRVDSIILALPEDYFMHAFLIFFVLYEGVCACFYLFSRRKK
- a CDS encoding TIGR01457 family HAD-type hydrolase translates to MHYKGYLIDLDGTIYKGKSRIPAGEAFVHELQAREIPYLFVTNNTTRTPETVRDMLATHFNIKTPVSTIYTATLATIDYMNDQNLGKKVYVIGEAGLKDAIEEAGYIIDEEAPDYVVIGLDWQVDYEKFAIATLAIQKGAHFIGTNPDLNIPTERGLMPGAGSLIALVEAATRVEPVIIGKPKAIIMDKAIEHLGLEREEVVMVGDNYLTDIRAGIDNGIPTLLVTTGFTKPEEVPTLPIAPTHVVSSLAEWDFDA